The following are encoded together in the Robertmurraya sp. FSL R5-0851 genome:
- a CDS encoding sugar phosphate isomerase/epimerase family protein translates to MKLGVFTVLFAEKSFEEMLDTVKNAGLHAVEIGTGCYPGNNHCDLDGLLESEEARVEYLRKVEERGLIISAFSCHGNPISPDKAFAEQSNDTLLKTIKLASLLNVPVVNCFSGTAGDSEDAKQPNWPVAPWPNEYGDVLKWQWEEKLIPYWREVGQYAKDHHVKIGLELHGGFLVHTPYTLLKLREETCDAIGANLDPSHLWWQGIDPVAAIKILGKENAIHHFHAKDTYIDQDNVNMYGLTDMQPYGEIRTRAWNFRSVGCGHSLKEWSDMMSALRTYGYDYVVSIEHEDPIMSIEEGFTRAVVNLKSVLIEEPVSQMWWV, encoded by the coding sequence ATGAAACTAGGAGTATTTACAGTACTTTTTGCAGAGAAATCATTTGAGGAAATGCTTGATACGGTGAAAAATGCAGGCTTACATGCCGTTGAAATAGGTACGGGGTGCTATCCAGGGAATAACCATTGCGACCTAGACGGTCTTTTGGAAAGCGAAGAAGCAAGAGTAGAGTATCTTCGTAAAGTGGAAGAGCGTGGCCTGATCATTAGTGCGTTCAGTTGTCACGGCAATCCGATTTCGCCGGATAAGGCATTTGCGGAGCAGTCCAATGATACGTTGTTGAAGACGATCAAGTTGGCGTCACTTTTAAACGTACCAGTCGTGAACTGTTTCTCTGGTACAGCTGGTGATTCCGAGGATGCGAAACAGCCGAACTGGCCGGTGGCACCTTGGCCGAATGAGTATGGCGATGTGTTGAAATGGCAGTGGGAAGAGAAATTGATTCCTTACTGGCGTGAAGTTGGACAATACGCGAAAGATCATCATGTGAAAATTGGTCTAGAGTTACATGGCGGATTTTTGGTTCACACGCCATATACTTTGTTAAAGTTACGCGAGGAAACTTGTGACGCGATTGGGGCGAACCTAGATCCAAGTCACTTATGGTGGCAGGGAATTGACCCGGTTGCTGCGATTAAAATTTTAGGAAAAGAAAATGCGATTCATCATTTCCATGCGAAGGATACGTATATTGACCAAGATAATGTCAATATGTATGGGTTAACCGATATGCAGCCGTATGGGGAGATTAGAACTCGTGCGTGGAACTTCCGTTCAGTTGGCTGTGGACACAGCTTGAAAGAGTGGTCGGATATGATGAGTGCATTACGCACATACGGCTATGACTATGTGGTAAGCATCGAGCATGAAGATCCAATTATGTCGATTGAAGAAGGCTTCACTCGCGCGGTTGTGAATTTAAAGTCGGTGTTAATTGAAGAGCCTGTTTCACAAATGTGGTGGGTGTAA
- a CDS encoding Gfo/Idh/MocA family protein, which translates to MEKLRIGIIGVGGIAQARHIPAFLALGDKCTITAVSDVNGERAREAAEKFNIPHVFQDYKELFQEVDAVCICTPNKFHAEITIAAFEAGVHVLCEKPMALSATECEAMIEASKKANKVLAIAYHYRFMKEAIAAKKLMEDVGEVLVVRVQALRRRKVPGWGVFTNKDLQGGGSLIDFGCHLLDLALWLMGNPKQTSVTGRTYNTLSKIPGQVNQWGEFDHQTFEVDDHVTAYMTFENGASMLFETSWAANIKEDVANVSISGVEGGINVFPFELYTTKNGMLFNTQADWVPGEEEPDVPQARNFVAACLGEAELVVKPEQALQVSQIIDKIYESSEREEGSR; encoded by the coding sequence ATGGAAAAGCTACGAATCGGGATTATCGGGGTTGGCGGGATTGCACAGGCCCGCCATATCCCGGCTTTTCTTGCTTTAGGCGATAAATGCACGATTACAGCCGTTAGTGACGTGAATGGTGAACGAGCTCGCGAGGCGGCAGAAAAGTTTAACATCCCACATGTGTTTCAGGACTATAAGGAGCTTTTTCAAGAGGTAGATGCGGTTTGTATTTGTACTCCGAATAAGTTTCACGCAGAAATTACGATTGCCGCGTTTGAAGCGGGAGTCCACGTACTTTGTGAAAAACCGATGGCGTTAAGTGCGACTGAGTGTGAGGCGATGATTGAAGCTTCAAAAAAGGCAAACAAGGTACTGGCGATCGCATATCACTACCGATTTATGAAGGAAGCGATCGCGGCGAAAAAATTGATGGAAGACGTTGGGGAGGTATTGGTTGTTCGAGTTCAAGCGCTCAGACGCCGTAAGGTTCCTGGCTGGGGTGTTTTTACAAACAAAGACCTTCAAGGTGGCGGAAGCTTAATCGATTTTGGCTGCCACTTACTTGATTTGGCCCTTTGGTTGATGGGCAATCCGAAGCAAACAAGCGTTACGGGTCGTACGTACAATACGTTGAGTAAAATTCCAGGTCAAGTGAACCAATGGGGAGAGTTTGACCATCAGACGTTTGAAGTGGATGATCATGTAACGGCTTACATGACGTTTGAAAATGGAGCATCGATGCTGTTTGAAACATCTTGGGCAGCCAACATCAAGGAAGATGTGGCGAATGTCAGCATTTCTGGTGTGGAAGGCGGAATAAATGTATTCCCATTTGAACTATACACCACGAAAAATGGCATGCTTTTTAACACGCAAGCAGACTGGGTGCCGGGGGAAGAGGAACCAGATGTACCACAGGCAAGGAATTTTGTCGCCGCTTGTTTGGGTGAGGCGGAGCTTGTGGTAAAACCAGAGCAAGCGCTGCAAGTGTCACAAATTATAGACAAGATTTATGAAAGCAGTGAAAGGGAGGAAGGTTCACGATGA
- a CDS encoding Gfo/Idh/MocA family protein, with amino-acid sequence MKKLRVGVIGCGSIARHRHLPEYAANPNVELVAVCDNNAERALEIGEKYGVPSYTSFVELLRNAEVDAVSVCTPNYLHAPISNAALLAGVHVLCEKPMATSEEEAKSMIETAKNSGKKLMIAHNQRFVASHQKARQLIESGEVGKIYSFRTAFGHGGPEGWSVEGKEGWFFQKDKAFVGAMGDLGVHKTDLLRYVLGEEIVEVGAFVETSAKEFATVDDTAVCVLKTESGTIGTLAASWSYVSKEDNSTIIYGENAILRLEDDPNNSLVVQYKNGDVVNYQLGKIQSNDEGGQSSSHVIDQFVDAVLNDKEVPVSGEEGMKSLGVILAALESNETKQIVRIKE; translated from the coding sequence ATGAAAAAATTACGAGTAGGTGTGATTGGCTGCGGAAGTATTGCACGCCATCGCCATTTACCTGAATATGCAGCAAATCCGAATGTAGAGCTTGTGGCAGTTTGCGATAATAACGCAGAAAGAGCACTTGAAATTGGTGAAAAGTACGGAGTTCCATCGTACACGAGCTTTGTGGAACTTTTAAGAAACGCGGAAGTAGATGCGGTAAGCGTGTGTACACCGAACTATCTTCATGCACCAATCTCTAATGCTGCGCTGCTTGCAGGTGTTCATGTTCTTTGTGAAAAGCCAATGGCGACATCAGAAGAGGAAGCAAAATCAATGATCGAGACGGCAAAAAATAGCGGCAAAAAGCTGATGATCGCGCACAACCAACGTTTTGTGGCCTCTCACCAAAAAGCTCGTCAATTGATTGAAAGCGGAGAAGTTGGGAAGATTTATAGCTTCCGTACGGCTTTTGGACACGGAGGACCAGAGGGCTGGAGCGTGGAAGGCAAGGAAGGCTGGTTTTTCCAAAAAGATAAAGCGTTTGTTGGGGCGATGGGCGATTTAGGCGTTCATAAAACAGACCTTCTTCGTTACGTATTAGGAGAAGAAATCGTTGAAGTGGGTGCATTTGTTGAGACGAGCGCGAAGGAATTTGCTACGGTCGATGACACAGCGGTTTGTGTATTGAAAACAGAAAGCGGTACCATTGGGACGCTTGCGGCAAGCTGGTCGTATGTGAGCAAGGAAGACAATTCAACGATTATTTATGGAGAGAATGCGATTCTTCGTTTAGAGGACGATCCAAACAACTCGTTAGTTGTTCAATACAAAAACGGTGATGTTGTGAATTATCAGCTTGGAAAAATTCAGTCCAATGACGAGGGTGGCCAATCGAGCTCGCATGTGATTGATCAATTTGTGGATGCTGTGCTGAATGATAAGGAAGTGCCTGTGAGCGGGGAAGAGGGAATGAAATCTCTTGGAGTGATCTTGGCAGCTCTTGAATCTAATGAAACCAAGCAGATTGTGAGAATAAAGGAATAA
- a CDS encoding ThuA domain-containing protein yields MVKVTVWNENRHEQKNPVVRDIYPEGIHGAIASFLTSAGYEAKTATLDEPEHGLTDEVLANTDVLVWWGHLAHNEVSDTVVQKVQQRVLDGMGLIVLHSGHFSKIFKTLMGTSCDLKWREADEKERLWVVSPSHPIAEGIGEYIELPQEEMYGEHFDIPQPDELVFTSWFEGGEVFRSGCTYTRGNGKVFYFRPGHETYPTYHNEKIQKVITNAVNWAQPVKRERPVYGNAKPLETIKGGN; encoded by the coding sequence GTGGTGAAGGTAACAGTATGGAATGAGAATCGACATGAGCAGAAGAATCCAGTGGTAAGGGATATTTATCCGGAGGGTATTCACGGGGCGATTGCGTCGTTTTTAACTTCAGCAGGTTACGAAGCGAAGACAGCGACTCTTGATGAGCCGGAGCATGGATTAACGGATGAAGTGTTAGCGAATACAGATGTACTTGTTTGGTGGGGGCATCTTGCGCATAACGAAGTGTCAGACACGGTCGTACAAAAGGTGCAGCAGCGCGTTCTTGATGGAATGGGCTTAATTGTGCTTCATTCTGGCCATTTTTCGAAAATCTTTAAAACATTAATGGGAACGAGCTGTGATTTGAAGTGGCGTGAAGCGGATGAGAAAGAGCGCCTATGGGTTGTGAGCCCGAGTCACCCGATCGCAGAAGGAATTGGTGAATATATCGAGTTACCACAGGAAGAAATGTACGGCGAGCATTTTGATATTCCACAGCCAGACGAGCTTGTTTTTACCAGCTGGTTTGAAGGCGGAGAAGTGTTCCGAAGCGGTTGTACATATACGCGCGGAAACGGGAAGGTGTTCTACTTCCGTCCAGGACATGAAACGTACCCGACTTACCATAATGAAAAAATTCAAAAGGTCATCACAAACGCTGTCAATTGGGCACAGCCAGTAAAGAGAGAGCGTCCAGTATACGGAAATGCAAAACCGTTAGAAACGATCAAAGGGGGAAACTAA
- a CDS encoding response regulator, with the protein MIVLIVDDETHVREGIKLLGEWEKHGITTIYEASNGEEATNLIEKHRPEIIFSDMKMPKMDGTKLLEWIKGNHPSSKVIVVTGYDDYHYMRKAIHFGSTDYLLKPVDPEILNQTLETAVNEWKEEEEERKKEETSGQLMNMMKPVYRDRKLTQLMNSDEGVDEGLFEELGFQSSRSYTVGIIRVNRSTIEAFSGDRDLAYFTVLNVVNEILLEKECGIGFRYLSNKGEVVIIFWDRFDEVGDILAGIYESLQAAMNIACPMALGKMVGESAQLMESYREARKVLVGRNLLEPKACKVYVEYMMPDKPLKSLMDYTSSIDLAMQAGEIEAFDEVIEQVRADFTENDYLSVRQVLQFENEYLLLSNRSYKAKKLEVKVSEDVEGRVDSFFDEDGNFMLDEYVAAKRREISLFLRKLKKQASRKTSNIIEDIEAYLQANFDRDVKLQEISEHFYISREYISRKFKQEFNVNISDYIVNIRMKKAKSLLKNSQLKIYEIANMIGYQDDKYFRKVFKKVVGITPNEYRGSLDVKK; encoded by the coding sequence GTGATCGTTTTAATTGTTGATGATGAAACGCATGTACGTGAAGGAATCAAACTTCTAGGGGAGTGGGAGAAGCACGGAATCACCACGATCTATGAAGCGAGCAATGGGGAAGAAGCAACGAACCTGATCGAAAAACACCGTCCAGAGATTATTTTTTCCGATATGAAAATGCCGAAAATGGACGGCACGAAGCTACTTGAATGGATCAAAGGAAATCACCCCTCAAGCAAGGTGATCGTCGTCACTGGATACGATGACTATCATTATATGAGAAAAGCTATTCACTTCGGAAGCACGGATTATTTGCTGAAGCCGGTTGATCCGGAGATATTGAATCAAACGCTAGAAACGGCTGTGAACGAATGGAAAGAGGAAGAAGAGGAGCGGAAAAAAGAAGAGACTAGCGGACAGTTGATGAACATGATGAAGCCTGTCTACCGCGACCGAAAGTTGACGCAGCTCATGAATAGTGATGAAGGTGTAGACGAGGGTCTGTTTGAGGAATTAGGGTTTCAGTCATCTCGAAGCTACACGGTGGGGATCATTCGGGTGAACCGAAGTACGATTGAAGCCTTTAGTGGAGATCGTGATTTAGCCTATTTTACAGTACTAAATGTGGTGAACGAGATTTTACTAGAAAAAGAATGCGGAATCGGGTTTCGATATTTATCCAACAAAGGTGAGGTTGTGATCATCTTTTGGGACCGGTTTGATGAGGTCGGGGACATTCTTGCTGGCATTTATGAATCTCTGCAAGCGGCCATGAATATCGCTTGTCCGATGGCGTTAGGAAAAATGGTCGGTGAAAGCGCACAGCTAATGGAATCGTACCGAGAAGCGAGGAAAGTACTCGTGGGCAGAAATCTATTGGAGCCGAAAGCATGCAAAGTGTATGTGGAATATATGATGCCGGACAAACCGTTGAAGAGCCTCATGGACTACACCTCAAGCATAGACCTAGCGATGCAAGCAGGAGAAATTGAAGCATTCGATGAGGTTATTGAGCAGGTGCGGGCCGATTTTACTGAAAATGATTACTTATCGGTTAGACAAGTATTGCAGTTTGAAAATGAGTACTTGCTGTTGAGCAATCGCTCGTATAAGGCCAAAAAGCTTGAGGTGAAGGTGTCTGAAGATGTCGAAGGGCGAGTGGATTCGTTCTTTGATGAAGATGGGAACTTCATGCTGGATGAGTATGTGGCTGCGAAAAGGCGCGAGATCAGTTTGTTTTTGAGGAAGCTGAAGAAACAGGCTAGTAGAAAGACAAGCAATATTATTGAAGATATCGAAGCATATTTGCAGGCAAACTTCGATCGCGACGTGAAGCTACAAGAGATCTCTGAGCATTTTTACATTAGCCGGGAGTATATTTCAAGAAAGTTCAAGCAGGAATTTAACGTGAATATCTCTGATTACATTGTGAACATTCGAATGAAAAAGGCAAAATCATTGTTGAAAAATAGCCAGCTGAAAATTTATGAAATTGCGAATATGATTGGCTATCAGGATGATAAGTATTTTCGTAAGGTGTTTAAGAAGGTTGTGGGGATTACGCCGAATGAGTATCGGGGTAGTTTGGATGTGAAGAAATAG
- a CDS encoding cache domain-containing sensor histidine kinase has translation MKWGIRKKLIIFLMLATILPFGTAIGITYYQTTNSINDQFVSTNHDLITKGEQELTVYLEDIAQMSTVLYRYDPLMSVMREGVSGDIGSNQEEIRRALAYLFNTRPEIEQMHLYIDKDKDSFTNYHSTISGRGEYENIMSHPYYAQLPDHEDFYLIEPPHEISSYNNMAFIPKSQSTKVLSFHSIIRDVPAEDILGFLSIDINLSRIGAVADRLYTKDAEELFIVNDQGIVVYSSNEEVIGEPMKESWYEPIKEQPVSTKSLEWDEGVIVFDQFSGPVENWYIAKRIPYDVLYQIARQTAYTNILIGIVTMVVVLGATMFVSFKITAPIKVLISNMKRVEKGEFKADFESLGNDEIGMLGKHFKSMIEKINELIEREYRLEIENKASQLRVLRSQINPHFLYNSLQSIGTLALKANGTKVYTLLTSLAAIMRYSMNMKDDIVPLSHEIRHVKAYLQLQKQRFDDQFNFHLVIQKETEGILVPKMILQPIVENCFKHGFDQHTDKQSIIISAAVQENGMLKISVKDNGAGVTDEQLTLIRHELYSDAEKSSASIGLKNIYDRLVIYYRNQADFSIYKNGEEGFVVSMSIPVEMPKEGN, from the coding sequence ATGAAGTGGGGAATTAGAAAAAAGTTAATCATCTTTTTAATGCTGGCAACCATCCTTCCATTTGGTACAGCGATTGGAATCACCTATTACCAAACAACCAACTCTATTAATGATCAGTTTGTCTCCACGAATCATGACCTTATCACAAAAGGTGAGCAGGAGCTAACGGTTTATCTGGAAGATATTGCACAAATGTCAACGGTGCTCTATCGCTATGACCCGCTAATGAGCGTGATGAGAGAAGGAGTATCGGGAGACATTGGGAGTAACCAAGAAGAAATCCGACGCGCGCTAGCGTATTTATTTAATACACGTCCTGAAATTGAACAAATGCATTTGTATATTGATAAGGATAAGGACTCGTTTACGAACTATCATTCTACGATTAGTGGCAGGGGTGAATACGAGAATATCATGTCGCATCCTTATTACGCGCAGCTACCCGATCATGAGGATTTTTATTTAATTGAACCGCCACATGAAATATCCAGCTATAACAATATGGCCTTTATACCAAAATCACAGAGTACAAAGGTCCTCAGCTTTCATAGCATTATTCGCGACGTACCAGCGGAAGATATATTAGGTTTTCTTTCGATTGATATTAATTTATCAAGAATCGGTGCGGTAGCGGATCGGTTATATACAAAGGACGCCGAAGAGCTTTTCATTGTGAATGATCAGGGAATCGTGGTGTATTCCTCTAATGAAGAAGTGATTGGAGAACCAATGAAGGAGAGTTGGTACGAACCAATCAAGGAGCAACCGGTATCCACAAAGAGCCTAGAATGGGACGAAGGGGTCATCGTGTTTGACCAATTTTCAGGACCTGTTGAAAATTGGTATATTGCCAAGCGTATTCCGTATGATGTGTTGTACCAAATCGCTCGCCAGACCGCCTATACGAACATCCTGATCGGGATTGTAACCATGGTCGTCGTACTAGGAGCAACGATGTTTGTTTCTTTTAAAATTACAGCCCCTATCAAAGTGCTTATTTCCAATATGAAAAGAGTAGAAAAAGGGGAGTTCAAGGCTGATTTTGAGTCATTAGGAAATGATGAAATTGGTATGCTAGGAAAACATTTTAAGAGCATGATTGAAAAAATAAATGAATTGATCGAGCGCGAATACCGGTTGGAAATTGAAAATAAAGCTTCCCAGCTTCGCGTCTTACGCTCGCAAATCAATCCGCATTTTTTATATAATTCGCTCCAGTCGATTGGCACGTTGGCACTCAAAGCAAACGGGACAAAGGTGTATACCTTGCTAACGTCACTTGCAGCAATTATGCGCTATAGCATGAATATGAAAGACGATATCGTCCCGCTTTCACATGAAATACGGCATGTGAAAGCGTACTTGCAGTTACAAAAACAACGATTTGATGATCAATTTAACTTTCATTTAGTGATTCAAAAGGAAACCGAGGGAATTCTCGTTCCGAAGATGATTCTGCAGCCAATTGTTGAAAATTGCTTTAAGCATGGCTTTGATCAGCATACAGACAAACAATCGATCATCATTTCAGCGGCTGTCCAGGAGAACGGGATGCTTAAAATCTCCGTGAAGGACAATGGAGCCGGAGTAACCGATGAGCAATTAACCCTTATTCGTCACGAATTATATAGTGATGCGGAGAAGTCATCGGCATCGATCGGCCTGAAAAATATTTATGATCGCTTAGTAATTTATTATCGAAATCAAGCGGATTTTTCCATTTATAAAAATGGAGAAGAAGGCTTTGTTGTAAGCATGAGCATTCCTGTTGAAATGCCGAAGGAGGGGAACTAG
- a CDS encoding carbohydrate ABC transporter permease has translation MNSQSNVKEVDGAVVVSEKRTQKAVSTPLFSKKKLKDAGLFTLFVGPVFLAFTLIVLIPFFSGVYYAFTDWNGITGSVQWVGLDNFKYLIFEDKQFHASFLLTTKYTIVAILLTNVIGFGLAILVTQMLKTRNILRTVFFMPNLLGGLLLGFIWQFIFVKGFASIGEITGIPLFELAWLGDASTAFWGIVIVSVWQGAGYIMIIYIAALQNVPQELIEAARIDGANRFQILRHITMPLVAPAVTICLFLTTASSFKIFDANLSLTNGGPFKSTEMLALNIYTEAFVNNRYGIGEAKALIFFLVVAAITVLQVTISKKREVES, from the coding sequence ATGAATAGTCAAAGTAATGTAAAAGAAGTTGACGGGGCAGTTGTTGTTAGTGAGAAACGCACGCAAAAAGCTGTGTCCACTCCTTTGTTTAGTAAAAAGAAGCTGAAAGATGCAGGATTGTTCACCTTATTCGTTGGACCTGTATTCTTAGCATTTACCTTAATTGTCCTAATTCCTTTCTTTTCGGGTGTTTATTATGCATTTACGGATTGGAACGGGATTACGGGGTCGGTCCAGTGGGTTGGACTTGATAACTTTAAGTATTTGATTTTTGAAGATAAACAGTTTCACGCTTCCTTCCTTCTAACGACGAAATATACGATTGTAGCAATCTTGCTCACAAACGTGATCGGGTTTGGATTAGCGATTCTCGTGACACAAATGCTGAAAACGAGAAATATTTTACGAACAGTCTTCTTCATGCCGAATCTACTTGGTGGTCTTTTACTAGGATTCATTTGGCAGTTTATTTTTGTAAAAGGATTCGCTTCTATCGGTGAAATCACAGGAATTCCACTTTTTGAACTAGCTTGGCTAGGAGATGCAAGCACAGCCTTTTGGGGAATTGTGATTGTCAGCGTGTGGCAAGGTGCAGGTTACATCATGATCATCTATATCGCGGCACTACAAAATGTTCCACAAGAATTAATTGAAGCAGCAAGAATTGACGGGGCTAACAGATTTCAAATTCTCCGTCACATCACGATGCCATTAGTTGCACCAGCTGTAACGATCTGTTTATTCTTAACAACGGCATCCTCTTTTAAAATCTTTGATGCGAACCTATCGCTAACGAATGGTGGGCCATTTAAATCAACGGAAATGTTAGCGCTTAATATTTATACAGAGGCTTTCGTTAATAACCGTTACGGAATTGGTGAAGCCAAGGCATTGATCTTCTTCCTTGTCGTAGCTGCAATTACCGTATTACAAGTGACGATTTCTAAGAAAAGGGAGGTTGAATCGTGA
- a CDS encoding carbohydrate ABC transporter permease: MGHKYSWRTFSVEIFAIVLGLLFLVPFYYVVSNSLKPFAEILTNTSALPKVFQFENYVRAFEMLDFFNVFKNSLIITIASNVVLVIFCSMAAYMLVRTKKKISNIIFMTFVAAMIIPFQSIMIPLIKTAGNFGLLNSVWGLVIMYLGFGSGMTIFLYHGFIKGIPVELEEAAIIDGCSRFGVFWRIVFPLLKPITVTIVILNSLWIWNDFLLPSLVLQDPELRTIPLATFFFFGQYTKQWDLALAALVLGIIPLLIFFFSMQKHIIKGITSGSIK, encoded by the coding sequence ATGGGTCACAAGTATTCATGGAGAACCTTCAGTGTTGAGATCTTTGCGATTGTACTCGGACTTTTGTTCCTAGTCCCTTTCTATTATGTGGTGTCAAACTCCTTGAAGCCTTTTGCCGAAATTTTAACGAATACGTCGGCATTACCGAAAGTGTTTCAGTTTGAAAACTATGTACGAGCTTTTGAAATGCTTGATTTCTTTAACGTTTTTAAAAATTCGTTGATTATAACGATTGCTAGTAATGTAGTTTTGGTGATCTTTTGCTCGATGGCGGCGTATATGCTCGTTCGTACGAAAAAGAAGATTAGTAATATCATCTTTATGACCTTCGTTGCTGCGATGATTATTCCGTTCCAATCCATTATGATTCCGCTGATTAAAACAGCTGGAAATTTTGGATTACTGAACAGCGTGTGGGGCCTTGTGATTATGTATTTAGGCTTCGGGTCTGGAATGACGATCTTCTTGTACCACGGTTTTATTAAAGGAATTCCGGTTGAACTGGAAGAAGCAGCAATCATTGATGGTTGTTCTAGATTCGGCGTCTTCTGGAGAATTGTTTTTCCACTATTGAAGCCGATTACGGTGACGATTGTGATTTTAAACAGCTTATGGATTTGGAATGACTTCCTATTGCCGTCTCTTGTTCTTCAGGATCCGGAGCTAAGAACGATTCCACTTGCGACTTTCTTCTTCTTCGGTCAATATACGAAGCAATGGGATTTAGCACTAGCTGCATTGGTACTTGGTATCATTCCGTTATTGATTTTCTTCTTCTCGATGCAAAAACACATCATTAAGGGGATTACTAGTGGTTCGATTAAGTAA
- a CDS encoding ABC transporter substrate-binding protein codes for MALKLKKYSVLAGVLSASLLLGACSSDSTSGDKEGASKDDKVVIDIFQGKVEIADQLKALTDEYTKEHPDVTFNIETVGGGADGAAALKAKFASNKAPDIFTNDGDAQLLVWQDKLEDLSDQPWVADAFEGTLDGMTSDGKIYGMPLNMEGYGFAYNKELFEKAGITELPTTFSELEAAAKKLQDAGITPFSIGYGEWWVLANHGLNVPFAYQEDTDAFFTGLNDGSGKIEGNEFVSKYFDLIDLTIKYGNKNPLTTDYNTQVTLFATGEAAMTQQGNWIQPMLDKINPEIEVGFIPMPITDDAAQADKLMVDVPSNWVVHNGSTDEEKEVAKDFLNWMVTSEAGKTALTKEFKYIPAFKSVEASADDIGPLGADLLKYSQEGKTYSWQFMKYPDGAGQEFGAALQAYVGGQASKEDTMKAFDATWQKLKK; via the coding sequence ATGGCTTTAAAGTTGAAAAAGTATTCTGTTTTAGCAGGTGTATTGTCTGCCTCACTTCTTTTAGGAGCTTGTTCAAGTGATAGCACTTCTGGCGACAAAGAAGGTGCAAGCAAGGACGATAAAGTAGTAATTGATATTTTCCAAGGAAAGGTTGAAATTGCTGATCAATTGAAAGCGTTAACAGATGAGTATACTAAAGAACACCCTGATGTGACTTTTAATATTGAAACAGTTGGTGGCGGTGCGGACGGTGCTGCTGCACTAAAAGCAAAATTTGCTTCAAATAAAGCACCTGATATTTTCACAAATGATGGAGATGCACAATTACTGGTTTGGCAGGATAAGTTAGAAGATTTATCTGACCAACCTTGGGTAGCTGACGCATTCGAAGGTACTCTAGATGGTATGACATCTGATGGGAAAATTTACGGTATGCCTTTAAATATGGAAGGTTACGGCTTTGCTTATAACAAAGAATTATTCGAAAAAGCAGGTATCACGGAGCTTCCTACGACGTTCTCTGAATTAGAAGCTGCAGCTAAGAAGCTTCAAGATGCTGGCATTACTCCATTCTCGATCGGTTATGGCGAGTGGTGGGTATTAGCAAACCACGGCTTAAACGTTCCATTTGCTTACCAAGAAGACACAGATGCTTTCTTCACTGGCTTAAACGACGGTTCTGGTAAAATTGAAGGCAACGAATTCGTAAGCAAGTACTTTGATTTAATCGACTTAACGATTAAGTATGGTAACAAAAATCCATTAACAACTGACTACAACACACAAGTAACGCTATTCGCTACTGGCGAAGCTGCAATGACGCAACAAGGGAACTGGATTCAACCAATGTTAGACAAGATCAACCCTGAAATTGAAGTTGGATTTATTCCAATGCCAATTACAGATGATGCAGCACAAGCAGATAAGCTAATGGTTGACGTACCAAGTAACTGGGTTGTTCACAACGGTTCAACGGATGAAGAAAAAGAAGTAGCAAAAGACTTCTTAAACTGGATGGTTACCTCTGAAGCTGGTAAGACGGCATTAACAAAAGAATTCAAGTACATCCCTGCATTCAAGTCAGTTGAAGCATCAGCTGACGACATCGGACCTCTAGGCGCTGACCTTCTAAAGTACTCTCAAGAAGGCAAAACGTACTCTTGGCAGTTCATGAAGTACCCAGACGGTGCTGGTCAAGAATTCGGTGCAGCTCTTCAAGCATACGTTGGCGGCCAAGCATCTAAAGAAGACACAATGAAAGCCTTCGACGCAACTTGGCAGAAGCTTAAGAAATAA